A DNA window from Bradyrhizobium barranii subsp. barranii contains the following coding sequences:
- the otsB gene encoding trehalose-phosphatase — protein MKSELAELDQKRPMVDEEAPDAVPVPHALVPHLGETAILLDIDGTLLDLMPTPREVWVPPGLSETLNLLTERTSGALAMVSGRSLNDIDLIFAPDVFRAVAGHGAEMRLSVGNEADDVHAPPMDKELKRRLAAIAKLSPGILLEDKGYSLALHYRLAPHAEKAIFEAVSLIRADLPNAPIEVLPGKFVCEIKHSGFTKATGVRELMKHEPFKGRRPIFIGDDVTDETVFAIMPDMNGLAFSVGRRAIGVNGHFDEPKDVRAFLARLLDDTRLE, from the coding sequence ATGAAATCGGAACTCGCGGAATTGGATCAGAAGCGCCCCATGGTTGACGAAGAAGCGCCCGACGCGGTGCCGGTGCCGCATGCGCTCGTGCCGCATCTCGGCGAGACCGCGATCCTGCTCGACATCGACGGCACGCTGCTCGACCTGATGCCGACGCCGCGCGAGGTGTGGGTGCCGCCGGGCCTGTCGGAAACGCTGAACCTGTTGACCGAGCGCACCTCCGGCGCGCTGGCGATGGTCAGCGGCCGTTCGCTCAACGACATCGACCTGATCTTCGCACCCGACGTGTTTCGCGCCGTCGCCGGACACGGCGCGGAGATGCGCCTGTCGGTCGGCAACGAAGCCGACGACGTGCACGCGCCGCCGATGGACAAGGAGCTGAAGCGGCGCCTGGCTGCGATCGCCAAGCTCAGCCCCGGCATTCTGCTCGAGGACAAGGGCTATTCGCTGGCGCTGCATTATCGTCTCGCGCCGCATGCGGAGAAGGCGATCTTCGAAGCCGTCTCGCTGATCCGCGCCGATCTGCCCAATGCGCCGATCGAGGTGCTGCCCGGCAAGTTCGTTTGCGAGATCAAGCATTCCGGCTTCACCAAGGCCACCGGCGTGCGCGAATTGATGAAGCATGAGCCCTTCAAAGGGCGTCGTCCGATTTTCATCGGCGACGACGTTACCGATGAGACCGTGTTCGCGATCATGCCCGACATGAACGGGCTCGCCTTCTCGGTCGGCCGCCGCGCCATCGGCGTCAACGGCCATTTCGACGAGCCGAAGGATGTCCGCGCGTTCCTCGCGCGTCTGCTCGACGACACAAGGTTGGAATAA
- a CDS encoding MFS transporter yields MELQQSPALNYGPAVSAAVAADRIIETSIPARLDALPWSGFHTRVVLALGITWILDGLEVTLAGALSGALKQSPSLQFSNLDLGIANSAYLAGAVLGALGFGWLTDRIGRKKLFFITLALYLSATAATALSWNVASYALFRFLTGAGIGGEYTAINSTIQELVPARYRGWTDLVINGSFWIGAAMGAVAAIVLLDPALIGPDLGWRLAYLIGATLGLVVLLMRMWIPESPRWLMIHGRPDQAHAIVDEIERSVIGHDRHASDGRFTKIRLKMRDHTPIREVVHTLFFVYRQRSLVGLVLMSAQAFFYNAIFFTFALVLTDFYGISAEHVGWYLLPFAAGNFLGPLLLGRLFDTLGRRVMITFTYGASGVLLALSGYLFSIGALSAQGQTIAWMVIFFFASPAASAAYLTVSETFPLEVRALAIAVFYAIGTGIGGVIGPALFGALIDTGSRTSVFAGYLLGAFLMIVAAIVAWRYAVAAERKSLEQIARPLAFME; encoded by the coding sequence ATGGAATTGCAGCAAAGCCCAGCGCTGAATTATGGACCTGCAGTCTCTGCGGCGGTCGCGGCTGACCGCATCATCGAGACCAGCATTCCCGCGCGGCTCGATGCGCTGCCGTGGAGCGGCTTTCATACCCGCGTCGTGCTGGCGCTCGGGATCACCTGGATCCTCGACGGGCTCGAGGTGACGCTGGCCGGCGCGCTCTCCGGCGCGTTGAAGCAGAGTCCGTCGCTGCAATTCTCCAATCTCGATCTCGGTATCGCCAATTCCGCGTATCTTGCCGGTGCGGTGCTCGGCGCGCTCGGCTTCGGCTGGCTCACCGACCGCATCGGCCGCAAGAAGCTGTTCTTCATCACACTGGCGCTTTATCTCTCCGCGACCGCCGCGACCGCCTTGTCGTGGAATGTCGCGAGTTACGCGCTGTTTCGTTTTCTCACCGGCGCCGGCATCGGCGGCGAATACACTGCGATCAACTCGACGATCCAGGAACTGGTGCCGGCGCGCTATCGCGGCTGGACCGATCTCGTCATCAACGGCAGTTTCTGGATCGGCGCGGCGATGGGCGCGGTGGCGGCCATCGTGCTGCTCGATCCCGCATTGATCGGTCCCGATCTCGGCTGGCGCCTCGCCTATCTCATCGGCGCGACCCTTGGCCTTGTCGTGCTGTTGATGCGGATGTGGATTCCCGAGAGCCCGCGCTGGCTGATGATCCACGGCCGGCCCGACCAGGCCCACGCCATCGTGGACGAGATCGAGCGCTCGGTGATCGGGCATGACCGGCATGCGAGCGATGGCCGCTTCACGAAAATACGCCTGAAGATGCGCGACCACACGCCGATCAGGGAGGTCGTGCACACGCTGTTCTTCGTCTATCGTCAGCGCTCCCTGGTCGGCCTCGTGCTGATGAGCGCGCAGGCGTTCTTCTACAACGCGATCTTCTTCACCTTCGCGCTGGTGCTGACCGACTTCTACGGCATCAGCGCCGAGCATGTCGGCTGGTATCTCCTGCCGTTCGCCGCCGGCAACTTCCTCGGGCCGCTGCTGCTCGGCCGCCTGTTCGACACGCTCGGCCGCCGCGTCATGATCACGTTTACCTACGGTGCGTCGGGCGTGCTGCTGGCGCTCTCGGGCTATCTGTTCTCGATCGGCGCGCTGAGCGCGCAGGGGCAGACCATTGCCTGGATGGTGATCTTCTTCTTTGCCTCGCCCGCCGCGAGCGCGGCTTACCTGACCGTCAGCGAGACGTTCCCTCTGGAAGTGCGCGCGCTGGCGATTGCGGTGTTCTACGCAATCGGCACCGGCATCGGCGGCGTGATCGGGCCCGCGCTGTTCGGCGCGCTGATCGACACGGGATCACGCACCAGCGTGTTCGCGGGCTATTTGCTGGGGGCCTTCCTGATGATCGTGGCTGCGATCGTGGCGTGGCGCTACGCCGTCGCCGCGGAACGCAAATCGCTCGAACAAATCGCGCGGCCGCTTGCCTTTATGGAGTAG